One genomic window of Methanosarcina acetivorans C2A includes the following:
- the secY gene encoding preprotein translocase subunit SecY — MTLRDTLEPFFNKLPAVASPEKHVHFKDKLWWTLGVLVLYFALANVPLFGMSQDSIDLFESYRAFFAGASGSLVLLGIGPIVTASIVLQLLVGADIIKMDLSDPKDQAFFQGAQKFLVFVMIILEALPQLLGGYIQPDPGLAATLNVGLGVITLLLLVQIFIGGTLILFMDEVVSKWGIGSGVGLFIVAGISQQIVTGIFNWEFEEGLPVGLIPKWIYIAQNTGADYLFSGEGLMFLLVRGGILALLSTVAIFLLVVYVESTRIEIPLAHSAVRGARGRFPVKLIYASVLPMILVRALQANIQMVGIILASRGITFLGEFSGSKPLNGIMYYLAPIHSPYDWIPSLVRESFASYGATAPAIWQIGLHVLADAIMLIGGGIIFALFWIETTGMGAKPTAQKIFNSGMQIPGFRRNIGSIEKVMQRYIPKVTVIGGAFIGILTLVASLLGTLGSAGGTGLLLTVSIVYRLYEDIASEQMMEMHPMIRSFFGEQ; from the coding sequence ATGACTCTCAGGGATACCTTAGAACCGTTTTTTAATAAGTTACCTGCAGTAGCGAGTCCGGAAAAACACGTCCACTTCAAGGATAAACTCTGGTGGACTCTGGGAGTTCTGGTGCTGTACTTTGCTCTTGCGAATGTACCGCTCTTCGGGATGTCTCAGGATTCTATTGACCTTTTTGAATCTTATCGTGCCTTTTTTGCCGGGGCTTCGGGATCTTTAGTCCTTCTCGGGATCGGGCCAATTGTCACTGCTTCGATTGTTCTGCAGCTTCTTGTTGGGGCAGATATAATTAAAATGGATCTTTCGGACCCCAAAGATCAGGCATTCTTCCAGGGAGCTCAGAAGTTTCTTGTCTTTGTCATGATCATACTGGAGGCTCTACCGCAGCTTCTTGGCGGATACATCCAACCGGATCCGGGGCTTGCTGCTACTCTTAATGTAGGCCTGGGAGTGATCACTTTACTGCTCCTTGTCCAGATCTTTATCGGAGGCACGCTGATCCTCTTTATGGATGAAGTGGTTTCCAAGTGGGGCATCGGGTCAGGAGTCGGGCTGTTCATTGTTGCGGGAATCTCCCAGCAGATCGTTACAGGAATATTTAACTGGGAGTTTGAGGAAGGGCTTCCAGTAGGACTCATTCCCAAATGGATCTACATTGCCCAGAATACAGGTGCAGACTACCTCTTCTCCGGTGAAGGTCTGATGTTCCTGCTGGTCAGAGGAGGAATTCTTGCCCTTCTGAGCACGGTCGCTATCTTCCTGCTCGTCGTATACGTGGAGAGTACGAGAATAGAAATCCCTCTCGCCCACAGCGCAGTTAGAGGGGCAAGGGGCCGTTTCCCTGTCAAGCTCATATACGCCTCAGTTCTGCCCATGATCCTTGTCAGGGCTCTTCAGGCTAACATTCAGATGGTCGGAATCATTCTTGCCAGCAGAGGGATTACTTTCCTCGGAGAATTCAGTGGCTCAAAGCCCCTGAACGGGATAATGTATTACCTAGCTCCCATCCACAGCCCCTATGACTGGATCCCGTCTCTCGTACGGGAATCCTTTGCAAGCTATGGTGCAACTGCTCCGGCAATCTGGCAGATCGGGCTTCACGTCTTGGCGGACGCTATTATGCTGATCGGAGGCGGGATTATCTTTGCCCTCTTCTGGATAGAGACCACAGGTATGGGTGCAAAGCCCACAGCCCAGAAGATTTTCAATTCAGGAATGCAGATTCCGGGTTTTAGGCGGAACATCGGCAGTATTGAAAAAGTTATGCAACGTTACATTCCAAAGGTTACCGTTATAGGTGGAGCTTTCATTGGGATTCTTACCCTGGTCGCAAGCTTGCTCGGTACGCTCGGAAGCGCCGGAGGTACAGGGCTTTTGCTTACTGTCAGTATTGTGTACAGGCTGTACGAGGATATCGCATCCGAACAGATGATGGAGATGCACCCGATGATCCGCTCCTTCTTCGGGGAGCAGTAA
- a CDS encoding adenylate kinase → MNIILFGPPGAGKGTQAKKLVDFYGIPQISTGDILRANVREGTELGLAAKAYMDKGELVPDQVLIGIIKNRLNEADCEKGFILDGYPRTVPQADALEAILDEIEKPIDVVLNLEVPDEVLVGRISGRLMCKCGASYHIISNPPKKDNVCDICGGEVFQRADDTAEAVQNRLDVYKKQTQPLINYYKEKGILVTLDGTKEIDVVFEDLKAILAKFA, encoded by the coding sequence ATGAATATAATACTCTTCGGGCCCCCGGGTGCCGGCAAAGGTACCCAGGCCAAAAAACTGGTTGATTTCTACGGAATTCCGCAGATTTCCACAGGGGATATCCTGCGGGCAAATGTTAGAGAAGGAACAGAACTGGGCCTTGCAGCCAAGGCATATATGGACAAAGGAGAACTTGTCCCTGACCAGGTGCTTATCGGCATAATTAAAAACCGTCTGAATGAGGCAGACTGCGAAAAAGGTTTCATTCTCGACGGATACCCGAGGACTGTCCCTCAGGCTGATGCCCTGGAAGCAATCCTCGATGAAATCGAAAAACCCATCGATGTCGTCCTCAACCTTGAGGTGCCTGACGAAGTGCTTGTAGGAAGAATAAGTGGGCGTCTTATGTGCAAATGCGGGGCAAGTTATCACATTATTTCCAATCCCCCAAAGAAGGATAACGTCTGTGACATATGTGGCGGTGAGGTCTTCCAGCGTGCTGACGATACCGCAGAAGCCGTCCAGAACCGCCTGGATGTCTACAAAAAGCAGACCCAGCCGCTGATCAACTACTATAAAGAGAAAGGCATCCTTGTCACCCTTGACGGGACAAAGGAGATAGATGTGGTCTTTGAGGACCTGAAGGCAATTCTGGCAAAGTTTGCCTGA
- a CDS encoding winged helix-turn-helix domain-containing protein yields MTENSIEELMKWVISVDRRLILMQYMKKHTAVRASDIAHEASRSTQNISRALKELEDRGLIECLTPEKTTWKKYVLTDKGKTVLEKLEGKYL; encoded by the coding sequence ATGACTGAAAACTCAATTGAAGAACTGATGAAATGGGTTATCAGCGTTGACCGCCGCCTGATACTCATGCAATACATGAAAAAGCACACTGCAGTAAGGGCTTCGGATATCGCCCATGAAGCAAGCAGGTCCACGCAAAATATTAGTCGTGCCTTAAAAGAACTTGAGGACAGGGGTTTAATCGAATGCCTGACTCCTGAAAAAACGACATGGAAAAAATACGTGCTTACGGATAAAGGAAAAACGGTTCTGGAAAAGCTGGAGGGTAAATACCTTTAA
- a CDS encoding carbonate dehydratase, translated as MNLPNPRKQHPRVSKRAWISETAVIIGNISIADYVFVGPNAVLRADEPGSSITVQSGCNVQDNVVVHSLSHSDVLVGKNTSLAHSCIVHGPCRIGEGCFIGFGAVVFDCNIGKDTLVLHRSVVRGIDIFSGRIVPDGTVITRQAYANALEPITKEMTEFKRSVVRANIELVEGYMKLREES; from the coding sequence ATGAACCTTCCAAACCCCCGTAAACAGCACCCGAGAGTCAGTAAAAGGGCGTGGATATCCGAAACTGCAGTAATAATAGGGAACATAAGTATTGCAGATTACGTATTCGTAGGGCCCAATGCAGTCCTCAGGGCAGACGAGCCCGGGTCGTCCATAACCGTTCAAAGCGGCTGCAACGTACAGGACAATGTTGTCGTCCATTCCCTCTCGCATTCCGATGTGCTTGTCGGCAAAAATACTTCCCTTGCGCATAGCTGCATCGTACACGGCCCCTGCCGGATCGGAGAAGGCTGCTTTATAGGGTTCGGGGCAGTGGTGTTTGACTGCAATATCGGGAAAGACACGCTTGTCCTTCACAGGTCCGTTGTCCGGGGGATAGATATTTTCTCAGGCAGGATAGTTCCTGACGGGACTGTGATCACCAGGCAGGCCTATGCCAATGCGCTTGAACCTATCACAAAAGAAATGACCGAGTTCAAAAGGTCGGTGGTCAGAGCAAATATCGAACTTGTGGAAGGGTATATGAAACTCAGAGAGGAAAGCTAA
- a CDS encoding transcriptional regulator, with protein sequence MQFITESEIYGMPLKDIKYFIDWCSQGDCTLQQRHDMFVERKAVVSAQMEELKKTMKIINFKCWYYKTTLEAGTGDIH encoded by the coding sequence ATGCAATTTATCACAGAGTCCGAAATCTACGGAATGCCCCTTAAAGACATCAAGTATTTCATTGATTGGTGCTCCCAGGGAGATTGCACCTTGCAGCAGCGCCATGACATGTTTGTGGAACGGAAGGCAGTTGTAAGTGCTCAAATGGAAGAACTGAAAAAAACTATGAAAATTATCAATTTTAAATGCTGGTATTACAAGACTACATTGGAAGCCGGAACAGGAGATATTCATTAA
- a CDS encoding formylglycine-generating enzyme family protein — translation MMVERANKTVFITVIVMLLFCGVPGCTEFGKSADDSDNASSIGPEPNYTNSIGMEFVKIPSGEFMMGPIYNTGYVRTPSGEIITEEYIDEDLAKKVEIKKPFYLGKFEVTQGQWREVMGSNPSYFEGDDLPVEQVSWDEVQEFIEKLNEIEGTDKYRLPSEAEWEYACKAGTTTRYSFGDDEAKFGDYAWYVPNSDCKTHPVGQKEPNPWGLYDMHGNVMEWVNESDTHGSVMEWINENILERDKDGEDESSVFRRIRGGGFQDGGGLNVYRIQNCGYAGKGYSDLDRNDLGFRVLREI, via the coding sequence ATGATGGTTGAAAGAGCGAATAAAACGGTATTCATTACTGTGATAGTTATGCTTCTCTTTTGTGGGGTACCGGGTTGTACCGAATTCGGAAAATCAGCAGATGACTCTGACAACGCAAGTTCAATCGGGCCGGAACCTAACTACACAAATTCGATAGGTATGGAGTTCGTGAAGATTCCCTCAGGGGAATTCATGATGGGGCCTATTTATAATACGGGATACGTCAGGACGCCTTCAGGTGAAATTATAACTGAAGAATATATCGATGAAGATTTGGCAAAGAAAGTTGAGATTAAAAAACCGTTCTATCTGGGTAAATTTGAAGTTACCCAGGGACAGTGGCGTGAAGTGATGGGCAGCAATCCTTCATATTTTGAAGGGGATGATCTTCCAGTCGAACAGGTATCCTGGGATGAGGTTCAGGAGTTTATCGAAAAACTCAATGAAATAGAAGGTACCGATAAATATCGTCTGCCATCGGAAGCTGAATGGGAGTATGCCTGCAAGGCCGGGACAACAACCAGATACTCTTTTGGAGACGATGAAGCAAAATTTGGGGATTATGCGTGGTATGTGCCAAATTCCGATTGTAAAACTCATCCTGTAGGGCAAAAGGAGCCAAATCCCTGGGGTCTTTATGACATGCATGGAAATGTCATGGAATGGGTTAATGAAAGTGACACGCATGGGAGTGTTATGGAATGGATTAATGAGAATATTCTGGAACGGGATAAAGACGGGGAGGATGAAAGTAGTGTTTTCCGTAGGATTCGAGGAGGCGGCTTTCAAGATGGAGGTGGCCTTAATGTTTATAGAATTCAGAACTGTGGGTATGCTGGCAAAGGCTACTCCGATCTCGACCGCAACGATCTTGGTTTTCGAGTCCTGAGGGAAATTTAA
- a CDS encoding DUF106 domain-containing protein — translation MVSETLKKQIDRFLLAFGFSLMFGIMILGQEFRQSMGEAVGVIMDPVLSLVGQENFHLILLVMAIITALYASLIQKYTIDWELMRNTQERMKVFQKEFREAQLSQNTYMLKKLEDQRKEMMEDQMKMSKQQFKPMAYISIISLPLFMWAYYFISGHGNATMVFPFWGEQLLTTPVFGPFQHWIYWYFISSLGVSQLIRKGLNIGGV, via the coding sequence TTGGTTTCGGAGACATTAAAAAAGCAAATTGACCGGTTCCTGCTGGCCTTTGGTTTTTCCCTCATGTTCGGGATAATGATCCTTGGACAGGAATTCAGGCAATCTATGGGAGAAGCGGTAGGGGTGATAATGGATCCCGTACTTTCTCTGGTCGGACAGGAAAATTTCCATCTGATCCTTTTGGTAATGGCGATTATCACTGCCCTCTATGCATCCCTTATACAGAAATACACTATCGACTGGGAACTCATGCGAAATACCCAGGAGCGCATGAAGGTCTTTCAGAAGGAGTTTAGGGAGGCACAGCTTTCCCAGAACACCTATATGCTGAAAAAGCTTGAAGACCAGCGTAAGGAGATGATGGAAGACCAGATGAAGATGTCAAAGCAGCAGTTCAAGCCCATGGCTTACATCAGTATTATCTCCCTGCCTCTCTTCATGTGGGCTTACTATTTCATAAGCGGGCACGGGAATGCCACCATGGTATTTCCTTTCTGGGGCGAACAGCTGCTTACGACTCCGGTTTTTGGTCCCTTCCAGCACTGGATCTACTGGTACTTTATCTCCTCTCTCGGGGTCAGCCAGCTTATCAGGAAGGGCCTTAATATCGGTGGGGTCTGA
- the cmk gene encoding (d)CMP kinase — MQITVSGLPGSGTTTLSRLLSDYYELELISSGEIFRRMAKERGMSLADFGAMAEKDPSIDLDIDKNQKSIIHTQDDLVLESRLAGHMAKGVPNVLKIWIKAPLLTRVKRIQRREKTISFDEELAKTVEREKSEALRYKNYYGIDITDLSIYDIVIDSEKWNQYQTLDILRVAIDALVGPE, encoded by the coding sequence ATGCAGATCACAGTGAGCGGGCTTCCCGGAAGCGGGACAACAACCCTCTCAAGGCTCCTGTCTGATTACTATGAGCTCGAGCTGATTTCTTCCGGAGAAATTTTCAGGAGGATGGCAAAGGAGAGAGGAATGAGCCTGGCAGATTTCGGAGCTATGGCTGAAAAAGACCCCTCAATTGACCTTGATATCGACAAAAACCAGAAATCCATCATCCACACCCAGGACGATCTCGTTCTCGAAAGCCGGCTTGCAGGTCACATGGCCAAAGGAGTGCCCAATGTGCTTAAAATCTGGATAAAGGCCCCCCTGCTGACAAGAGTTAAGCGCATCCAGAGGCGTGAGAAAACAATTTCCTTTGACGAAGAACTGGCAAAAACAGTTGAAAGGGAAAAGTCCGAAGCCCTTCGCTATAAGAACTACTACGGGATTGACATCACGGACCTGTCAATTTACGACATCGTTATCGATTCTGAAAAATGGAACCAGTACCAGACTCTTGATATCCTCAGGGTCGCTATTGATGCTCTTGTCGGACCGGAGTGA
- a CDS encoding RNA-guided pseudouridylation complex pseudouridine synthase subunit Cbf5 codes for MSSAGKLPSEIERTLVRKSGAWTNPVYGCAPEKRPILEYIEKGVVNIDKPSGPTSHEVAAWVKAILGVNTAGHAGSLDPKVTGLLPTLLGKATKAVPALRLSGKEYVCHLKLHRAMPPKLVRKVCEEFTGPIYQMPPIKSAVKRVIRVRTIYYIEVLEIEGMSVLFRVGCEAGTYIRKLCHDIGLALGCGGHMQALRRTKAGPFTEKTLVTLHELKDAYVFWKEDGDESELRRVIRPMESAVSHLPKIILRDSAVDAVCSGASLAVPGITSLDSSLAEGELAALFTLKGELVALAKAEMNTEEILKASAGIAASPIRVLMEAGTYPKGWTKKEESVRL; via the coding sequence ATGTCATCCGCCGGCAAACTGCCATCTGAGATTGAAAGAACCCTTGTCCGGAAGTCCGGCGCCTGGACAAATCCGGTCTACGGCTGTGCTCCGGAAAAGCGCCCTATCCTCGAATATATCGAAAAAGGAGTGGTGAACATCGACAAGCCCAGTGGACCCACAAGCCACGAAGTTGCAGCCTGGGTAAAAGCCATCCTTGGCGTTAATACTGCAGGGCATGCAGGCTCTCTTGACCCGAAGGTTACAGGGCTTTTACCTACCCTGCTCGGGAAAGCCACAAAAGCCGTGCCTGCCCTGAGACTTTCGGGAAAAGAGTATGTCTGCCACCTGAAGCTTCACAGGGCTATGCCTCCGAAGCTTGTCCGCAAGGTCTGCGAGGAATTTACAGGGCCCATTTACCAGATGCCCCCGATCAAGTCCGCTGTTAAACGGGTCATAAGGGTAAGGACAATCTATTATATCGAGGTGCTCGAAATCGAGGGCATGTCCGTACTCTTCCGCGTTGGCTGTGAGGCAGGAACCTATATCCGGAAACTCTGCCACGATATCGGGCTTGCTCTGGGCTGTGGCGGACATATGCAGGCCCTCCGCAGGACTAAAGCAGGGCCGTTTACGGAAAAAACCCTTGTCACTCTCCATGAGCTGAAAGATGCCTATGTGTTCTGGAAGGAGGACGGGGATGAGTCCGAACTGAGAAGGGTGATTCGGCCAATGGAATCTGCCGTATCCCACCTCCCCAAAATTATCCTGCGGGACAGTGCAGTGGATGCGGTCTGTTCAGGCGCTTCCCTGGCAGTCCCGGGCATTACGAGCCTGGACTCCAGTCTGGCTGAAGGGGAACTTGCAGCGCTCTTTACCTTAAAAGGGGAACTCGTTGCGCTTGCAAAAGCTGAAATGAACACTGAAGAGATTCTCAAAGCATCTGCCGGGATTGCAGCTTCTCCTATCCGCGTGCTTATGGAAGCAGGAACTTACCCGAAGGGCTGGACTAAAAAAGAGGAGAGTGTCCGGCTCTGA
- a CDS encoding ATP-binding cassette domain-containing protein, whose product MKLILNDIVKSFDKKEVLRGASFAFEKGEIYGLLGRNGSGKTTLFNCINEDLRIDGGSILLEENGVKREVCPDDIGYVLSTPVVPEFLTGREFLKFFLDINVKNIPDIKPIDEYFDFIMIGSEDRDRLLKDYSHGMKNKMQMLVNFIANPGILLLDEPLTSFDVVVADEMKTLLRQIKKDHIIIFSTHIMELALDLCDEIVILSGGVLEKMEKDGLSNEAFKDRIIQALRRDESD is encoded by the coding sequence ATGAAACTGATCCTGAACGATATCGTGAAAAGCTTTGACAAAAAAGAGGTTTTGCGGGGTGCAAGCTTTGCCTTTGAAAAGGGGGAAATTTACGGCCTCCTCGGAAGAAACGGCTCAGGCAAAACTACGCTGTTTAATTGCATCAATGAAGATTTGAGGATTGACGGCGGCTCAATTCTCCTTGAAGAAAACGGAGTGAAGAGAGAGGTTTGTCCGGACGATATCGGATATGTTCTGTCGACGCCGGTTGTTCCGGAGTTTTTAACAGGTAGGGAATTTTTAAAGTTCTTTCTTGACATCAACGTGAAAAATATTCCGGACATTAAGCCCATTGATGAATATTTCGATTTTATAATGATTGGAAGCGAGGATCGCGACAGGCTTTTGAAAGATTATTCCCATGGCATGAAGAACAAGATGCAAATGCTTGTAAACTTCATCGCAAATCCCGGAATTCTGCTTTTAGACGAGCCACTGACCTCATTTGATGTTGTGGTCGCCGACGAAATGAAGACGCTGCTGCGCCAAATCAAAAAAGACCACATTATTATTTTTTCCACTCATATTATGGAGCTTGCGTTGGATTTATGCGACGAGATCGTGATCCTGAGCGGGGGGGTTCTGGAAAAAATGGAAAAGGATGGCCTCAGTAACGAGGCCTTTAAGGATAGGATTATTCAGGCCCTCAGAAGGGATGAGAGTGATTGA
- a CDS encoding 30S ribosomal protein S13, with translation MLYALQWRKYMVEENNNEELRHLVRIMNTDLQGAKPVQYALTGLPGVGRRTAKLIAKGAGVDPSAILGYLPEEEVAKLDTAIGKFEDIVPSWMLNRQKDLATGQDKHLLGTDILLTFREDINNLKKVRAYRGLRHERGLKVRGQRTKSTGRRGSTVGVSRKK, from the coding sequence ATGCTGTATGCACTCCAATGGAGGAAGTATATGGTAGAAGAAAATAACAACGAAGAACTAAGGCATCTTGTTCGGATTATGAATACCGACCTGCAGGGGGCAAAGCCCGTACAGTATGCTCTTACAGGTCTTCCCGGAGTCGGGAGACGTACTGCAAAACTCATTGCAAAGGGCGCAGGGGTTGACCCGTCTGCTATACTTGGATATCTTCCGGAAGAGGAAGTAGCCAAACTCGACACTGCAATCGGAAAATTTGAAGACATTGTCCCTAGCTGGATGCTTAACAGGCAGAAAGACCTTGCCACCGGCCAGGACAAGCACCTGCTTGGAACGGATATCCTGCTGACTTTCAGGGAAGACATCAACAACCTGAAGAAGGTCCGTGCCTACAGAGGGCTCAGGCACGAAAGAGGCCTCAAGGTCAGAGGACAGAGGACAAAATCCACAGGCCGCCGCGGATCAACTGTCGGTGTGAGCAGGAAGAAGTAA
- a CDS encoding 30S ribosomal protein S4: protein MAYPGKKSKSYETPKHPWQEARMATEVQLVKAYGLRNKKEVWKAASMLRMYRSEARKLLAHVASGQEGGLEGHYRTQSEEILSKLIRYGIIKSDANIDDILSLKTENILERRLQTQVLRLGLARTVIQARQFITHGHIAINGRKATIPGMLVSKEDEMHIGYYGNSPLKNESHPERPVQVASFLADSGTTLKAAAEAKQAREKPPERGGGRRKRGGRR from the coding sequence ATGGCATATCCAGGTAAGAAAAGTAAAAGTTATGAGACTCCCAAGCATCCCTGGCAGGAAGCCAGGATGGCTACTGAAGTCCAGCTCGTAAAGGCATACGGCCTCAGGAACAAGAAGGAAGTCTGGAAAGCAGCCAGTATGCTCAGGATGTACAGGTCCGAAGCCAGGAAACTTCTTGCACACGTCGCTAGCGGGCAGGAAGGAGGACTCGAGGGCCACTACAGGACTCAGTCAGAAGAAATTCTTTCCAAGCTCATTCGCTACGGTATTATAAAATCTGATGCCAACATTGACGATATTCTCTCTTTAAAGACTGAAAATATCCTTGAAAGGAGGCTCCAGACCCAGGTTCTCCGCCTAGGGCTTGCCAGGACCGTTATCCAGGCGCGCCAGTTTATTACTCACGGCCACATTGCAATCAACGGAAGAAAAGCTACAATTCCGGGAATGCTGGTCTCAAAGGAGGACGAGATGCATATCGGGTATTATGGAAACTCCCCTCTTAAGAATGAATCCCACCCTGAAAGACCTGTCCAGGTTGCATCCTTCCTTGCGGACAGCGGAACAACCCTTAAAGCTGCTGCCGAAGCAAAACAGGCAAGAGAAAAGCCTCCTGAGAGAGGCGGCGGAAGAAGGAAGAGAGGAGGGAGGAGATAA
- a CDS encoding 30S ribosomal protein S11, with amino-acid sequence MADMKWAVAHIKSSFNNTIITVTDITGAETIAKSSGGMVVKAARDESSPYTAMQMAGQLADQLKDKGINGIHIRVRAPGGNKQRSPGPGAQAAIRAFARAGIRIGRIEDVTPVPHDGTRPKGGRRV; translated from the coding sequence ATGGCAGATATGAAATGGGCTGTAGCTCACATCAAATCCTCATTTAACAACACAATTATCACAGTTACTGATATTACCGGGGCTGAAACCATTGCAAAGTCTTCCGGTGGTATGGTTGTAAAGGCTGCAAGGGACGAAAGTTCTCCATACACTGCCATGCAGATGGCAGGCCAGCTTGCTGACCAGCTCAAGGACAAGGGTATTAATGGAATCCATATCCGGGTAAGAGCTCCCGGAGGAAACAAGCAGAGAAGTCCCGGGCCCGGTGCACAGGCTGCAATCAGGGCTTTTGCAAGAGCAGGAATCCGCATTGGCAGAATCGAGGATGTCACTCCTGTCCCGCACGACGGCACTCGTCCGAAAGGCGGAAGGCGTGTATAA